In the Candidatus Kapaibacterium sp. genome, one interval contains:
- a CDS encoding PRC-barrel domain-containing protein: protein MTDTNQNLFNLDELSGYKVAENYSDVRGWDVKDANNRTIGKVEHLLVNKTAERVVYLDVEVDTTLIEQGHDTYQDKASEGVHGFLNKDGENHLIIPIGMANLDEENKLVNTNQIDSSTFAKTKRFKKGDVIGFGYELDVVRHYKGDNTFHSSNTVEGFYDREEFNNSFRKKDLE from the coding sequence ATGACAGATACAAACCAAAATCTTTTTAACCTGGATGAATTATCCGGTTATAAAGTAGCCGAAAATTATAGCGATGTAAGAGGCTGGGACGTAAAAGATGCAAATAACCGCACCATAGGGAAAGTGGAGCATTTGCTGGTAAATAAAACTGCCGAACGTGTAGTTTACCTTGATGTTGAAGTGGATACCACATTGATAGAGCAAGGGCATGATACTTATCAAGATAAGGCAAGCGAAGGTGTTCATGGTTTTTTAAACAAGGATGGGGAAAATCACCTGATTATTCCTATCGGAATGGCAAATCTTGATGAGGAAAACAAACTTGTTAATACCAATCAGATTGATAGTTCAACCTTTGCGAAAACCAAACGCTTCAAAAAGGGAGATGTTATTGGTTTTGGTTACGAATTAGATGTAGTTCGTCATTACAAAGGAGATAACACATTTCACAGTTCGAATACTGTTGAAGGATTTTATGACCGCGAAGAGTTCAACAATTCATTCCGAAAGAAAGATTTGGAATAA
- a CDS encoding ferritin-like domain-containing protein — MNNQKSNSPTTSQNGNQSKEKSNRASMKSSQLMKLFVDELKDIYWAEKALTRAIPKMIKNATSDALVDALTSHLSETRNQITRLEQVFESIDKKATAEKCDAMEGLIKEGEEIMEECEEGPMRDAGIISAAQKVEHYEIASYGTLRQFAETLGLTEAQALLETTLNEEKAADQKLTKVAMGDVNIDATEIEA; from the coding sequence ATGAATAATCAAAAATCAAATTCGCCGACCACTTCCCAAAACGGAAATCAGTCAAAAGAAAAATCGAACCGCGCTTCTATGAAATCATCTCAACTAATGAAATTATTTGTAGATGAATTGAAAGACATTTACTGGGCTGAAAAAGCACTTACCAGAGCTATTCCAAAGATGATTAAAAATGCAACATCCGATGCTTTGGTAGATGCACTAACAAGCCACCTTTCTGAAACGAGAAACCAAATAACCAGATTAGAGCAAGTCTTTGAATCTATAGACAAAAAAGCAACTGCAGAAAAATGCGATGCAATGGAAGGTCTGATTAAAGAAGGAGAGGAAATAATGGAAGAATGCGAAGAAGGTCCAATGCGCGATGCAGGAATTATTTCAGCTGCACAAAAAGTAGAGCATTATGAAATTGCTTCTTACGGTACACTTCGCCAATTTGCCGAAACATTAGGTTTAACAGAAGCTCAAGCATTGCTTGAAACCACGCTCAATGAAGAAAAAGCGGCTGACCAAAAACTAACAAAAGTTGCAATGGGAGATGTTAATATTGATGCGACAGAAATAGAAGCATAA